One region of Salinibacterium sp. TMP30 genomic DNA includes:
- a CDS encoding ATP-binding protein, with amino-acid sequence MISVSPAAEVPNLAIGHIIEVDGAHIVAELASSISELSRVYAGETYAIGQFGSVVRMHYGRTILYGLVTRLRLKSEYEAEKGIRVAAAEDERIIEADLLGEGEWYLSEDGGEKSWKLRFDRGVTTFPLPQQTLYLTPKRELREIYGRGDGVAQIEIGTHVGSNSSPCFADLNELLGKHSAILGSTGAGKSATVSALIHSIMEHGQRQNLEHWNPRIVILDPHNEYKAAFPESSRLSTSDGSLNLPYWLLSLQETLDLLIGKTEFVATSQANIVKTALLEARRQGADALGLIKDDITVDSPVPYSIQKLYDLVANEASLISAESKKDSHRSILAKLDLLRQDARLNFLMNDWAESATDPFAEVIGVLIGGTIPVRVIDLSGVPNEVAGICSAVIARSLFNLKVWQSTGQRERSPILLVCEEAHRYVPSSGEAQYEAAKDAIRRIAKEGRKYGLALMIVSQRPSEVEATVLSQCNTWIVLRITNDRDREHVRGMLPDSTAGLVRTLSSLRRREAIFVGQAAALPSRILIRQLSEEQLPKSQDVDFDLAWQSPPLNDDDLLSVASAWRYQRQATNP; translated from the coding sequence ATGATTTCGGTAAGCCCAGCAGCAGAAGTGCCAAATCTCGCGATAGGTCACATCATCGAGGTCGACGGGGCACATATCGTGGCTGAGCTTGCCAGCTCGATCTCTGAGCTCTCGCGCGTTTACGCAGGCGAAACATACGCCATCGGTCAATTTGGTTCAGTAGTCCGAATGCATTACGGGAGAACGATCCTCTACGGTCTCGTGACCCGTTTACGACTGAAGTCCGAGTACGAGGCAGAGAAGGGTATCCGCGTTGCCGCGGCTGAAGACGAACGAATCATTGAAGCCGATCTCCTCGGAGAAGGCGAGTGGTACCTCTCCGAAGACGGTGGTGAAAAATCCTGGAAACTTCGATTTGATCGGGGGGTTACAACTTTTCCGCTGCCACAACAAACGCTCTACCTCACGCCAAAGCGGGAACTGCGGGAGATATATGGACGCGGCGATGGCGTTGCTCAAATAGAAATAGGAACTCACGTCGGCTCTAATAGCTCCCCGTGTTTTGCGGACTTGAACGAACTTCTTGGCAAGCACAGCGCGATATTGGGTTCAACCGGCGCTGGAAAATCGGCCACAGTCTCTGCGCTGATCCACTCAATAATGGAACACGGTCAACGTCAGAATCTTGAACACTGGAACCCAAGAATTGTGATCCTTGATCCACACAACGAGTACAAGGCGGCCTTCCCGGAAAGTTCACGCCTATCGACCTCGGACGGCTCCTTGAACCTTCCGTACTGGCTTCTCTCCTTACAAGAGACCCTCGACTTGCTAATCGGCAAAACCGAGTTTGTGGCCACCAGCCAAGCCAACATCGTGAAGACAGCGCTACTCGAAGCACGGAGGCAAGGCGCAGATGCGCTCGGCTTGATTAAGGACGACATTACAGTTGACTCACCTGTCCCGTACAGTATCCAAAAGCTATACGACCTTGTGGCGAACGAGGCGTCTCTAATTTCAGCGGAGAGCAAAAAGGACTCGCACCGCAGCATTTTGGCGAAACTCGATCTGCTGCGACAAGATGCAAGATTGAACTTCCTTATGAACGACTGGGCGGAAAGCGCTACCGACCCCTTCGCCGAAGTAATTGGTGTGCTGATCGGCGGCACGATACCGGTCAGAGTCATCGATCTTTCCGGGGTTCCAAATGAAGTTGCCGGGATATGCAGCGCGGTCATTGCTCGCTCGCTTTTCAATCTCAAGGTTTGGCAGTCAACGGGCCAGAGAGAGCGAAGTCCGATTCTGCTCGTCTGCGAGGAGGCCCATCGCTATGTTCCTAGTAGTGGAGAAGCGCAATATGAGGCCGCGAAAGATGCCATCCGACGCATAGCTAAGGAGGGGCGTAAGTATGGTCTGGCGCTGATGATAGTGTCGCAGCGACCTAGCGAGGTCGAAGCAACTGTGCTGTCCCAATGCAACACCTGGATCGTTTTACGAATCACCAATGACCGTGACCGAGAACACGTCCGTGGGATGTTGCCCGACTCGACAGCAGGACTTGTAAGAACCCTTTCAAGCCTCCGGCGACGCGAGGCTATTTTTGTTGGGCAAGCAGCCGCACTCCCATCTCGAATCCTTATTCGGCAGCTCTCTGAAGAACAGCTACCGAAGTCACAAGATGTGGACTTTGACCTCGCGTGGCAATCACCACCCCTAAACGACGATGATCTTCTTTCCGTGGCGTCTGCATGGCGATATCAGCGGCAAGCCACGAATCCCTAG
- a CDS encoding DUF4062 domain-containing protein produces MKIFISSVRNGLEAERDALPGLIMAMGHEPVRFEDFTAQPIPSREACIRAVESSDAYLLLLGPHYGTIFPETGRSATHDEWTTAERLGKPRFVLRKTGVELDQPQQVFERALGDYGSGRFFKFFETVAEAQQAAAGAIRSLEQSPGLLEFEPLDGIVDVAWLEGNNANRGLGSSSDPLLEVHVVPLDGQPLSSRMLEQVLTGVPSHVRSAGLVSATEALDIDQASDAVRLNVPPTATGGWNTVRSGSLATVRVSTDGQTAIAFRLPSDQMGQILDSGDATARVASALRLVGQLDMTRATKIAIGIGLSSKSMVTIGVAGQPPRNSAPMTMESGPVHVLPDESVSRAALDRGADEVAATLVRSLIRNFTESRQR; encoded by the coding sequence GTGAAGATTTTTATAAGCAGCGTCCGCAACGGACTCGAAGCCGAACGCGACGCACTTCCTGGCCTAATCATGGCCATGGGCCACGAGCCAGTGCGCTTCGAAGATTTCACCGCGCAGCCCATTCCTAGTCGCGAGGCATGCATTCGAGCGGTCGAGTCGAGTGATGCCTACCTCCTTCTTCTCGGCCCCCACTACGGCACCATCTTTCCTGAGACAGGACGCTCCGCTACTCACGACGAATGGACTACTGCCGAACGCTTAGGGAAACCTCGCTTTGTTCTTCGGAAAACAGGTGTCGAGCTCGACCAACCGCAGCAAGTGTTTGAGAGAGCGCTCGGCGACTACGGGTCGGGTCGATTCTTCAAGTTCTTTGAGACAGTCGCTGAGGCGCAGCAAGCTGCGGCTGGAGCAATCAGAAGCTTGGAGCAGTCTCCGGGGCTACTAGAGTTCGAACCACTCGACGGCATCGTGGATGTCGCTTGGCTAGAGGGCAATAACGCAAACAGGGGTTTAGGTTCATCGAGCGACCCCCTCTTGGAAGTGCACGTCGTTCCCTTAGACGGTCAGCCCTTGTCGTCGCGCATGCTGGAGCAGGTTCTCACCGGAGTCCCATCCCACGTACGTTCCGCGGGGTTAGTGAGTGCTACTGAAGCGCTCGATATCGACCAAGCGAGTGACGCAGTTCGACTTAACGTCCCCCCGACTGCGACGGGAGGTTGGAACACCGTACGGAGCGGATCACTCGCGACCGTCAGAGTGTCAACGGACGGACAGACAGCCATAGCATTTCGCCTCCCCAGCGACCAGATGGGCCAGATTTTGGACTCAGGGGACGCGACCGCTCGCGTCGCGTCAGCGCTTCGCCTTGTGGGCCAGCTCGACATGACAAGAGCGACCAAGATTGCTATCGGCATCGGGCTGAGCTCGAAATCGATGGTGACGATCGGCGTGGCTGGGCAACCCCCACGTAACAGTGCGCCAATGACCATGGAGAGCGGGCCCGTACATGTGTTGCCTGACGAGTCTGTGTCGCGCGCTGCGCTAGACCGAGGAGCGGACGAGGTCGCTGCGACTTTAGTTCGCTCACTAATTCGGAACTTCACGGAATCGCGTCAACGCTAA
- a CDS encoding SIR2 family protein, protein METVTPPIERRWALAIVICAIVLGASGVRGNLTHFDRFIPSGGVMMSEDSFAPIRNHPIFSEALSQLDELLARDSIAFLFGAGTSYCESMPLMAELTAAVLADDALDEDTKSVLRAVQDEFDGGKRSNIEDFLSELSDHLAIATRRDLHSGSPVRLAIGAADYSAEELQESLAAIKLSIAHQIEGCKVPNDLHHHRKLIAAMHRSVRPGRRTNRTFDYLVLNYDTFIEDALSLEKVIYADGLEGGPNGWWSPESTFSREGVSARVLKLHGSIDWAKLAGDPFPRRRSTRNQRPSPEASQVMIWPASTKYAEAQRDPFAQLIQRARKVLNPPPGDSRLLLISGYSFGDTHINAEVDDALRQSDGRLTVVAFIGDEEPPESLSGWLQDPTIGPNVLTFGRTGFWHGLTSEKAETDLPWWKFETLARIAEGEQ, encoded by the coding sequence GTGGAAACAGTGACGCCACCAATTGAGCGTCGTTGGGCACTCGCGATTGTTATATGTGCCATAGTGCTGGGTGCAAGCGGTGTGCGTGGCAACTTGACGCATTTCGATCGCTTTATTCCGTCAGGAGGCGTGATGATGTCCGAAGATTCTTTCGCTCCAATCAGAAATCACCCCATTTTTTCCGAAGCTCTTTCTCAGTTAGACGAACTGTTAGCCCGTGACAGCATCGCTTTTCTTTTCGGAGCGGGGACAAGCTATTGCGAATCTATGCCTCTGATGGCGGAGCTAACTGCGGCGGTTCTCGCCGATGATGCGCTGGACGAAGACACCAAATCCGTGCTCAGGGCCGTCCAAGATGAGTTTGACGGAGGCAAGCGAAGCAATATCGAAGACTTCCTAAGCGAACTAAGCGACCATCTAGCGATCGCGACACGGAGAGATCTTCATTCCGGCAGCCCTGTTCGTTTAGCCATCGGCGCGGCTGATTACTCTGCTGAAGAGCTCCAAGAGTCGTTAGCAGCAATAAAACTCTCAATCGCGCACCAAATAGAAGGATGCAAAGTTCCCAACGATCTGCACCATCACCGGAAGTTGATCGCCGCAATGCACCGGTCCGTTAGACCCGGTCGCAGAACTAATCGCACTTTCGATTACTTGGTTCTTAACTACGACACTTTCATCGAGGATGCGCTATCGCTCGAAAAGGTAATCTACGCTGACGGTCTAGAAGGTGGGCCCAATGGATGGTGGAGTCCAGAGAGTACTTTTTCGCGGGAGGGGGTATCCGCCCGCGTACTCAAACTCCACGGTTCGATCGACTGGGCAAAACTAGCAGGGGACCCGTTCCCACGCCGACGCAGCACTCGTAACCAACGACCTTCGCCGGAAGCCTCTCAAGTTATGATCTGGCCCGCATCCACGAAGTATGCCGAAGCCCAAAGAGACCCATTCGCCCAACTGATTCAACGTGCGCGGAAAGTTCTCAATCCCCCACCTGGCGATTCACGGCTGCTGCTAATCAGTGGTTATAGCTTCGGCGATACACATATTAACGCTGAGGTCGATGACGCTCTTCGGCAATCGGATGGGCGGCTTACTGTCGTCGCTTTCATCGGCGACGAGGAGCCGCCCGAGTCCCTAAGCGGCTGGCTGCAAGATCCGACAATCGGGCCAAATGTGCTGACGTTCGGCAGAACTGGTTTCTGGCACGGATTGACCTCGGAGAAAGCTGAGACAGACCTTCCCTGGTGGAAGTTCGAGACCCTAGCGCGAATCGCTGAAGGAGAACAATGA